From the Halobacterium zhouii genome, the window GCGAACGTCGGCATCTCGCTGCAGAGCGGGAACGACACCGCGACGGACAACACCATCACCGGCGCGACGCTCGAGGGCATCGGCCTGGCGGGCACGAACTACGATGTCTCCGGAAACGACGTCAGCACAGCCAGCGACGCGCCCGGCATCCGCGTCTACACGACGACGGCGAACGAGGTGGCGGCGTCGAACGCGCTGCTCGCCGCGAACTCGGGCGTCGAAACCGTCGCCTGGAACGCGAACAGCCACCACTACGCGCGGGACGTGTCCATCGACGGCACGTACTACCACAGCGTGCAGGCGGCAGTCGACGCTGCGTCGTCCGGCGACACGGTCCACCTCTCGGACGGCACGTACGACCTCGGTAGTGACCGTCTCGACGTGACGACCGACGGCATCACCATCGAGGGCGAGTCGATGAGCGGCGTGACACTCGACGGCTCGGACGCACCGTGGCCGATCTACGTCCACAATCAGAGCGACGTCACGCTCCGGAACTTCACGTTGGAGGGCACAGAACAGGGCGACTCTGACGACTCCATCAAGGCCGCGTTCACCGACGGCCTCACCATCGAGAACGTCGCCGTCAACGGCTCCGCCGGCAACGAGATCGACCTGAACAACGTCGTGAACGCGACGCTCCGGCACGTCGACGCGAACGGCAACGGCACCGGCGGCGTCGGCGTCGCGCTCACTGCTGTTCAGAACGCGACCCTCGACGACGTCGACACGTCCGGGAACACCTGGGGCGGCGTCGGACTGTACGACACCGCCGACGACGTCACCGCACCGGACGGCTGGACGCTCCTGCAGAACACCTCGGACGTGACTGTCACCACCGAGAGCGGCCTCTCGGAGGCCGTCCCGCTGTACTCCGACCAGGCGTACGGCGGCGAACTCGGCGCCCTATATGCGCCCGAGTACGACTACGCGGTCGAGAACCCCGACCACCGCACGCGCGGCGAGGACTTCGTGTTCTACTCCCAGACGAAGTCCGACGCGGTGTCGCTCGCGCTCGGCCTGGCGAACAACAGCAGTTCGACGGTGCAGACGCTCACCGCGAACGCCAACGGCGAGATCGACCTTGGGTCGACGTACGTCGTCGGCACGCAGGGTGGCGACAGTATGAGCATCCAGACGGCCGTCGATGCAACTGACGCGGGCGCGACCGTCCGCGTCGGTCTAGGCACGTACAACGAATCCGTCACCATCGACACGGACGACGTGACGCTGCTCGGCGCTGGCGTCGGTGAGTCGGTCATCGCGCCCGACAGCGGCACCGGCCTGCTCGTCGCGGGTCACACGCCCGCCAGCGGCGAGTCGGCCGACGACGTCACCATCGACGGCTTCTCCGTTGACGCCGCGGACGGCGCGTTCGGCGTCGCCGCGTACTCCGAGATCCACAGCAGCGACTACGACACGACCAACCTGACCGTCCGGAACGTCGCCATCGACGGCACGGACGCGCTCGGTGTCGGGCTGATGTCCTCGAAGGACGCGACGCTCGACAACGTGACCGTCACCGGCGTCTCGACCGCAGACCAGGGCGCGCTCGAACTGGTCGGCGTGAAGAACCTCGCCGTGACGGACAGCACCATCGCCGACAACGCGCTCGGCATCAAGATGAAAGCCGCGTCCGGCTACGGCGAGAACGGCCCGGTGACCGTGACCGACACGACGTTCAGCGGGAACGACGTGCACGTCGCGGACACGACCGGAACGCTCGACGCGCAGACGCTCGTCGACGCGAACGCGTTCGACGTGACTTCGCGCGTGACGCCGACCGCCAACCTGACGGTGTACGGGAGCGCGCAGGCGGGCATCGACGCGGCGTCGTCCGGCGACACGGTGCTCGTCACGGACACTGTCACGGACGGCATCACCATCGGGACGTCCAACGTCACGGTGGCCGGCGTCGGTGACGCAACTGTCACGAGCGGCATCGGCTTCCAGAAGCCTGCGTACCCGGACAACGTCACCATCGCCGGGTTCACGTTCGCGGACACGGACACGGCGATCAACGCGAACAATGCTGGCGACGACCTCACCGTCGTGGACAACGAGTTCGACGGCGTGACGAACGCCCTGGTTCAGGGTGGGGAGGACGGCGGCCAGAGCGACGTGAAGACTGGCTGGGTTCTCGCAGATAACGACGTGAGCGACGTCGAGACAGGCTTCCGCCTCTGGAACACGGGCGACGTCACGGTCGTCGACAACCACTTCCAGAACCTCTCGGGGAGCGCGGTCTCCCTGATCGCGGTCGACGGCGCGACTGTCACGGACAACGAGTTCGTGGACACGACGAAGGCAGGCGTTTACGTCGATGGGGCGTTCATGGACGCCTTCGACGCGACCACGGCGAACGTCAGCATCGTCGGGAACACGTTCGATGACGCTGGCGACGCCGACACGAAGTACGTGCAGGCTGCGGTGCTGACCGGCTCGAACCTCGCGGACCTCGACGAGGTCGACGTGCACC encodes:
- a CDS encoding beta strand repeat-containing protein → MRTTDTRRTSGGRAVLAGVLVALVALAALTAPAAAGYDGENATIHVDDDWADKEDGNKTSAGYVIGTNATATIQAAIDNASNGDTVLVHDGTYTESIVIQQDITVKAADDGEATIRYAPDSSTGQPTVKIADDGDFGGPTLNGFIVERIAADDRGSGGGTPFAQGVRVSTPNATVTDNKVTGVGFDHASNAGIMVIDDESGDASGETVTNVRVIDNNVSGFEGALSAAAAYGGSVEDTLFDGNTLSGNDVRGLVLGEPNGTVSNVTLDNADYIGTADGANGEVRFKSQSAALDWGADTQGATLTSGAGDYLVGDGMSIQTAIDAASAGDTITVENGTYAGFMVKTDVTVTEADGADAVVDADEGVTNDGVVAFRDTGGDADNATIAGLTVDASGQSDYTTGISVSADNVTISGVTIQGDANVTGIQTQTGYDGSGTNGVLVTESTVTGANVGISLQSGNDTATDNTITGATLEGIGLAGTNYDVSGNDVSTASDAPGIRVYTTTANEVAASNALLAANSGVETVAWNANSHHYARDVSIDGTYYHSVQAAVDAASSGDTVHLSDGTYDLGSDRLDVTTDGITIEGESMSGVTLDGSDAPWPIYVHNQSDVTLRNFTLEGTEQGDSDDSIKAAFTDGLTIENVAVNGSAGNEIDLNNVVNATLRHVDANGNGTGGVGVALTAVQNATLDDVDTSGNTWGGVGLYDTADDVTAPDGWTLLQNTSDVTVTTESGLSEAVPLYSDQAYGGELGALYAPEYDYAVENPDHRTRGEDFVFYSQTKSDAVSLALGLANNSSSTVQTLTANANGEIDLGSTYVVGTQGGDSMSIQTAVDATDAGATVRVGLGTYNESVTIDTDDVTLLGAGVGESVIAPDSGTGLLVAGHTPASGESADDVTIDGFSVDAADGAFGVAAYSEIHSSDYDTTNLTVRNVAIDGTDALGVGLMSSKDATLDNVTVTGVSTADQGALELVGVKNLAVTDSTIADNALGIKMKAASGYGENGPVTVTDTTFSGNDVHVADTTGTLDAQTLVDANAFDVTSRVTPTANLTVYGSAQAGIDAASSGDTVLVTDTVTDGITIGTSNVTVAGVGDATVTSGIGFQKPAYPDNVTIAGFTFADTDTAINANNAGDDLTVVDNEFDGVTNALVQGGEDGGQSDVKTGWVLADNDVSDVETGFRLWNTGDVTVVDNHFQNLSGSAVSLIAVDGATVTDNEFVDTTKAGVYVDGAFMDAFDATTANVSIVGNTFDDAGDADTKYVQAAVLTGSNLADLDEVDVHRNAFRNMSTYAIYADAGASAAGTINARFNWFGEASGPDASEMGSDVTYDSFLTAPPGETSQALQQYGHDFTVPGDGVPHAVGFPADVDATYGELFADCNGVVYIFDAEDEAWQQVDAERQVDPMDAVVVVADERIEVTVDYEDAASDELTTPGEKNLEAGWNFVAAPQHGSAETAFAATAGGDVVRVISQYETAASAPYGWNGDGFGTYTFDQSGQASAATPTVSPYGGYWVYASDDGSLAGVTYPGMAYSEMIDALTTTGGSA